In Metarhizium brunneum chromosome 3, complete sequence, a genomic segment contains:
- the DEP4_0 gene encoding FAD-dependent monooxygenase DEP4, which yields MSMANMDSKDCVIIGAGFHGLAAAKQYRCSQPEHSVAVFDSQASIGGTWAEERLYPGLKTNNMFGTYEYPDFPMESGKLGAEPGQHIPARAVHEYLKSYAENFGLVPLICLETKVISAEHQEAKGGWILTLQRHGETFTMFSQRLIVASGFTSEPNRIRFVGDESFGGRIFHARDFHHNADTVELAQSPTVYGSTKYAWDAVYAYATAGAEVHWVIRANGHGPCWMTPPYVTPFKQRVEFLANTRLLTWFSPCIWGSQCGHSWVRRLLHGTMVGRFITNLFWKILASDVLARCQLDSHPETRKLKPKLDAMFAGASFSILNYDTDFFELVRNGRVKIHIADIECLSPGKVHLSDNTCFESDSILVHTGWKKVPPIKFLPEGVDAELGLPHRQKDGLHGEAFGRNGAFFDRADREILSQFPSLQDQPKCLKDYVPLSNVPGIVKAGRPTENDNLTPFMLHRFIVPPSPRFLRHRDVAFCGMVMNFSTPILAHIQSLWIAAYMSGRLSRDATRNLLEPGALEELQYQTALANRFGKWRYPVDWGSKAPSFIFDAVPYYDVLLQDLGLNCTRKQGLLSYLFEPYGPQDYRDTTMEWLAKFKTLGG from the exons ATGTCCATGGCAAACATGGATTCAAAGGACTGCGTCATCATAGGAGCCG GATTCCACGGCTTGGCTGCGGCCAAACAGTATCGCTGCAGCCAGCCGGAGCACTCAGTTGCCGTGTTCGATTCGCAGGCATCCATCGGCGGAACATGGGCGGAGGAGAGGCTGTATCCAGGTTTAAAGACCAACAACATGTTCGGAACGTACGAATATCCCGATTTCCCCATGGAGAGTGGAAAGCTTGGCGCCGAACCAGGTCAACATATTCCTGCCCGAGCAGTGCACGAATACCTCAAGTCGTATGCCGAGAATTTTGGCCTCGTGCCCCTGATTTGTCTCGAAACAAAGGTCATTTCGGCAGAGCATCAAGAAGCCAAAGGGGGGTGGATATTAACCCTCCAACGTCACGGTGAGACGTTCACCATGTTTTCGCAGAGGTTAATCGTCGCGTCCGGCTTTACTTCTGAGCCCAACCGAATACGGTTTGTCGGCGACGAGAGTTTCGGGGGCCGAATTTTCCACGCCCGCGATTTTCATCACAACGCAGATACCGTCGAGTTGGCCCAGAGTCCTACGGTGTATGGGTCGACAAAGTACGCGTGGGATGCTGTCTATGCTTACGCGACAGCTGGAGCCGAAGTGCACTGGGTCATTCGAG CAAATGGCCACGGCCCATGTTGGATGACACCGCCATATGTTACCCCGTTCAAGCAGAGGGTTGAATTCTTGGCTA ATACACGATTGCTCACATGGTTCAGCCCTTGTATCTGGGGCTCGCAATGTGGGCATTCATGGGTCAGGAGGCTCTTGCACGGCACCATGGTTGGAAGATTCATCACCAACTTGTTCTGGAAAATTCTGGCATCAGACGTGCTGGCCCGGTGCCAGCTTGACTCGCACCCGGAGACGAGAAAGCTGAAGCCCAAGCTCGATGCCATGTTTGCGGGAGCAAGTTTTAGCATCTTGAATTATGATACCGACTTTTTCGAACTTGTTAGGAACGGGCGGGTCAAGATTCATATAGCCGACATCGAGTGTCTGAGTCCAGGCAAGGTCCATCTCTCTGATAATACTTGCTTTGAGTCGGATTCGATCCTAGTACATACTGGGTGGAAGAAGGTGCCTCCAATCAAGTTCCTCCCCGAGGGAGTTGATGCCGAGCTGGGGCTTCCCCATCGTCAAAAAGACGGGCTACACGGAGAAGCCTTTGGGAGAAACGGAGCCTTTTTTGACAGGGCTGACCGGGAGATTTTATCACAGTTTCCAAGCTTGCAAGACCAGCCCAAGTGTCTGAAGGATTACGTGCCGCTTTCGAATGTGCCCGGGATTGTAAAGGCCGGGAGACCGACGGAAAATGACAACTTGACACCATTTATGCTTCATCGATTCATAGTACCCCCGTCCCCGCGGTTTCTCCGCCATCGAGATGTCGCCTTTTGCGGCATGGTGATGAACTTTAGCACGCCCATATTGGCGCATATCCAGAGTCTATGGATAGCCGCTTACATGTCAGGCAGGTTGAGCCGCGATGCAACACGGAATCTCTTGGAGCCAGGGGCACTGGAAGAACTGCAGTACCAAACAGCTCTGGCCAATCGGTTCGGGAAATGGCGATATCCTGTGGATTGGGGTAGCAAGGCTCCTTCATTCATATTCGACGCCGTTCCCTACTACGATGTGCTACTTCAAGATTTAGGACTGAACTGTACGAGAAAACAGGGACTCTTGTCATACTTGTTTGAACCATATGGGCCACAAGACTACCGCGACACGACCATGGAATGGTTAGCAAAATTTAAAACCCTAGGTGGATAG
- the ugl gene encoding Unsaturated chondroitin disaccharide hydrolase yields the protein MISQTTTTVENTVHESPLHGDTGTRNGRLSQLYTSNGVLKIWKTATEHLQRENPPQSFPETVPQTGPATGKYQYRDADFWTCGFFPGSLYCLLERSVKYPQQFLTDGALDGKGSQHGELLRQELPGVCRAWSEPLHEMANRTDTHDMGFIIEPALRRDFELTGDERSLVSIVRAAKSLASRYSETTRAIRSWDTFVNNRHQFTDKDKDFLVIIDSMCNLEILYYAGHHSRDQRLIDIATTHAHTVCKTHLRRENSSSGSKYGELSTWHVANMCPATGQVVRRFTAQGYSDTSTWARGQSWAVLGFAQTYMWTKDVVFLHTACGLAEHFMSRMESSPPCVEVSGKVGRYVPLWDFDAPVDENHVVRDSAAGVIAANGMLVISGALASLGHFVDAQRFLESSLAIVEDILALCYATDGLELVVEQREDGSARVVARSLEQEAEPFDALLRCATANYNRDWTDKYYNHGLVYGDYYLLEYGNRLLQLGYM from the exons ATGATATCCCAAACAACAACCACGGTCGAAAACACCGTCCATGAGTCCCCTCTCCACGGGGATACAGGGACTCGGAATGGGCGCTTGTCGCAGCTATACACCAGCAATGGTGTCCTCAAAATTTGGAAAACAGCGACCGAGCATCTCCAACGAGAG AACCCTCCTCAATCGTTCCCAGAGACTGTTCCGCAGACTGGTCCCGCCACGGGCAAGTATCAGTACCGAGACGCCGACTTTTGGACCTGCGGCTTCTTCCCAGGAAGTCTGTATTGCCTGCTAGAGCGCTCGGTCAAGTATCCGCAGCAGTTTCTCACAGACGGCGCCCTCGACGGCAAGGGCTCCCAACACGGCGAGTTGCTACGCCAAGAGCTCCCGGGCGTCTGCCGAGCGTGGTCGGAGCCGTTGCACGAAATGGCCAACCGCACAGATACCCACGACATGGGCTTCATCATCGAGCCCGCTCTACGACGAGACTTTGAGCTGACGGGCGACGAGCGCAGCCTGGTGTCGATTGTGCGCGCTGCCAAGAGCCTGGCGAGCCGGTACAgcgagacgacgagggcgatcCGCAGCTGGGACACGTTTGTCAACAACCGGCACCAGTTCacggacaaggacaaggacttTTTGGTCATTATCGACAGCATGTGCA ACTTGGAGATCCTCTACTACGCGGGCCATCACAGTCGTGACCAGCGCCTCATTGACATTGCCACCACGCACGCGCACACTGTTTGCAAAACCCACCTGAGGCGGGAAAACTCGTCGTCGGGGTCCAAGTACGGCGAGCTATCAACTTGGCATGTGGCGAATATGTGCCCTGCCACGGGCCAGGTTGTGCGGCGGTTCACGGCACAGGGCTACTCTGATACTTCGACCTGGGCGCGCGGGCAGTCGTGGGCGGTGTTAGGATTTGCACAAACATACATGTGGACCAAGgacgtcgtcttcctccacACGGCCTGCGGCTTGGCCGAGCACTTCATGTCGCGAATGgagtcgtcgccgccgtgtGTCGAGGTAAGCGGCAAGGTGGGCAGATACGTGCCGCTCTGGGACTTTGACGCCCCTGTGGACGAGAATCATGTAGTCCGGGACAGCGCAGCCGGCGTGATTGCGGCCAACGGGATGCTCGTGATTTCCGGTGCGCTTGCGTCTCTGGGACACTTTGTGGACGCGCAGAGATTCCTTGAATCGTCCCTGGCGATTGTGGAGGACATCCTGGCGTTGTGCTATGCGACCGACGGGCTGGAGCTGGTCGTTGAGCAGAGAGAAGACGGCTCTGCGAGGGTTGTGGCCCGGAGTCTGGAGCAAGAGGCCGAGCCGTTTGACGCCCTGCTTCGATGCGCAACGGCCAACTACAATAGAGACTGGACGGACAAGTATTATAACCATGGGCTTGTGTACGGAGACTACTACCTGCTCGAGTATGGCAATAGACTGCTTCAGCTCGGGTACATGTAG
- the LAC12_3 gene encoding Lactose permease: MAPDREPVSMTSGDFAADKANEAGEAVHEDVLPSAEALAEAMAHGTPSPWSKSLLKLYCFCAVAFLCSTMNGYDGSVFGSLPALESFRNRFEVGKTGPKLGYISAIYTVGTIASLPVTGPACDVRGRRTGMFIGSAIVIASAVLSGLAAGTAQFVAGRFFLGFGVSIARCASSIWVAETAPPSSRGVLTAFYNCTYAIGAVMAAGVARASVRYPGDAAWRIPVWCQLVCPAIVCALVMLLPESPRWLYANRREALAVDFLTEYHGEGDPNHPLVRLQVDEYRRVISLDGSDKKWWDYGDLYRTRSARWRVFNALIPSVWGQCSGNAFVSYYLPAMLATAGMTRPDQILNINLGYTIVSAVASYIGAGLIERMGRRPTSIWTSVACSLCFAGITGGAGAYTMTKSGGAAAAGVAFIFIFGWCYNFGITPLQALYPVECLSYEQRGKGLAFVFAFAHCLAFVNQFCFPIALQRIGWYTYMIFIGWDLIQAAISYLFSVETKARSLEEMSEIFEARNPVKASLSSPKHAESRG; this comes from the exons ATGGCTCCTGATAGGGAGCCCGTCTCCATGACTTCGGGCGATTTCGCCGcggacaaggccaacgaGGCCGGAGAGGCCGTGCATGAAGACGTCCTCCCTTCCGCAGAGGCCCTCGCCGAAGCCATGGCCCACGGGACGCCGTCACCGTGGAGCAAGTCTCTTCTCAAGCTGTACTGCTTCTGTGCAGTCGCCTTCCTCTGCTCCACCATGAACG GCTACGACGGCTCCGTCTTTGGCTCCCTCCCCGCGCTGGAATCGTTTAGAAATCGGTTCGAGGTCGGCAAGACGGGCCCCAAGCTGGGCTACATCTCGGCCATATACACAGTCGGCACGATTGCCTCGCTGCCCGTCACCGGCCCCGCGTGCGACGTCAGGGGCCGCCGCACGGGCATGTTCATCGGCAGCGCCATTGTGATTGCGAGCGCCGTGCTGTCCGGGCTGGCCGCCGGCACGGCGCAGTTCGTCGCGGgccgcttcttcctcggctTCGGGGTCAGCATCGCCCGCTGCGCCAGCTCCATCTGGGTGGCCGAGACTGCGCCCCCGTCGAGCCGCGGCGTCCTGACGGCGTTTTACAACTGCACGTACGCCATCGgggccgtcatggccgccggcgtcgcccGCGCGTCCGTCCGGTACCCCGGCGACGCGGCCTGGAGGATCCCCGTCTGGTGCCAGCTCGTCTGCCCGGCCATTGTGTGCGCCCTCGTCATGCTGCTCCCCGAGTCGCCGCGGTGGCTGTACGCGAACCGGCGAGAAGCGCTGGCCGTCGATTTTCTGACCGAGTACCACGGAGAGGGGGACCCGAACCACCCCCTTGTGCGGCTGCAGGTCGACGAGTACCGCCGCGTCATTTCCCTCGACGGCTCGGACAAGAAGTGGTGGGACTATGGCGACCTCTACAGGACGCGCTCGGCGCGCTGGCGCGTCTTCAACGCCCTGATCCCCTCGGTCTGGGGGCAGTGTTCGGGAAACGCCTTCGTCAGCTACTACCTGCCTGCGATGCTGGCCACCGCGGGCATGACGCGGCCGGACCAGATCCTCAACATCAACCTCGGGTATACCATCGTGTCCGCCGTGGCCTCGTACATTGGCGCCGGCCTCATTGAGAGAATGGGCCGGCGGCCAACCAGCATCTGGACCTCGGTCGCGTGCTCCCTTTGTTTTGCCGGCATCACGGGGGGCGCCGGGGCATACACGATGACCAAGTcgggcggcgcggccgcggcgggcgTGGCCTTTATCTTCATCTTTGGCTGGTGCTACAACTTTGGCATTACGCCCCTGCAGGCGCTGTATCCCGTCGAGTGTCTGTCGTACGAGCAGCGCGGCAAGGGCCTGGCCTttgtctttgcctttgcccaCTGCCTGGCGTTCGTCAACCAGTTTTGCTTTCCGATTGCGTTGCAGCGGATTGGCTGGTACACGTACATGATCTTTATTGGCTGGGACCTCATCCAAGCGGCCATCAGTTACCTCTTTTCCGTGGAGACCAAGGCCAGATCTCTGGAGGAAATGTCGGAGATTTTCGAGGCCAGGAACCCGGTCAAggcttctctttcttctccaaaGCACGCCGAGAGCAGGGGCTAG
- the liz1 gene encoding Pantothenate transporter liz1, whose amino-acid sequence MASSRFREYFHVQYQPGERKLIQKIDFFILTFCCLSYLVNYLDRSNLANAYVSGMKDDLGFVGNQLNEINTCFTVGYEDAICPGDILHVPSPAFKLTDTFRSYVIGQVPSNLSLHYVKPRFWFPAMMILWGGLTMVTASVHNPQSIMAIRFFQGICEASTFVGTHYILGAWYTERELGKRSGIFTSSGLAGTLIGGFIQSGIYKSLNGRLGLAGWRWLFIIDGLLTVPVAIYGLIFFPDTPQTTTAFYLTEEEKKLAISRVPEIPEQSPITLKFLKKVVTSWYWWGFVGLWCLAGELESFSTNSLLALFLQNHPVNKYDVPQKNNYPTGVPAVGIVSTLFWAALTDFLGGKRYLVGYFIGATSIATSIMILVSSRDPKNPHSTTVTMAAYYWAGSVYACQATFFAWCNDAMRYEQATFRSVVLAGMNLGNNAINAWWSILFYGASMAPWFTRGMWAMIACSIALIFWTVGLSWLDRRNKKTSAVEVHEAEEKLQEA is encoded by the exons atggcctcATCACGATTTCGCGAGTACTTCCATGTACAATATCAGCCCGGAGAACGGAAGCTCATCCAGAAGATTgacttcttcatcctcaccTTTTGCTGTCTCAGCTACTTGGTCAACTAC CTTGACCGCAGCAATCTTGCCAACGCCTACGTATCGGGCATGAAGGATGATCTTGGCTTTGTGGGCAACCAGCTTAACGAAATCAACACCTGCTTCACCGTTGGGTACGAAGACGCCATCTGCCCCGGCGATATTCTCCATGTCCCGTCTCCCGCCTTCAAATTGACTGACACATTTCGCAGCTATGTTATTGGTCAAGTGCCGTCCAACCTGTCCCTTCACTATGTCAAACCTCGCTTCTGGTTCCCTGCCATGATGATTCTCTGGGGGGGCCTGACCATGGTCACTGCGTCGGTTCACAACCCGCagtccatcatggccatccGATTTTTCCAGGGCATCTGCGAGGCCTCAACCTTTGTGGGCACGCACTATATCCTCGGCGCATGGTATACCGAGCGCGAGCTCGGCAAGCGCAGTGGCATATTTACCTCGTCCGGATTGGCCGGCACGCTCATTGGCGGTTTCATCCAGTCCGGCATCTACAAGAGCCTCAacggccgtcttggacttGCCGGATGGCGATGGCTCTTCATCATAGACGGCTTGCTCACTGTGCCCGTGGCCATCTACggcctcatcttcttccccgACACGCCCCAGACAACCACGGCCTTTTACCTgaccgaggaggagaagaagctcgccATCTCCAGGGTCCCAGAAATTCCCGAACAATCCCCCATCACCCTCAAGTTCCTCAAAAAGGTCGTGACATCGTGGTACTGGTGGGGCTTCGTCGGCCTGTGGTGTCTTGCCGGTGAGCTGGAAAGCTTCAGCACCAACTCCCTCCTGGCCCTCTTCCTGCAAAACCACCCCGTCAACAAGTATGATGTTCCTCAAAAGAACAACTATCCTACCGGCGTCCCCGCCGTCGGCATCGTGTCAACCCTGTTTTGGGCTGCGCTGACCGATTTCCTCGGCGGAAAACGCTATCTTGTTGGATACTTTATCGGCGCGACCAGCATCGCCACCTCCATCATGATCTTGGTGTCGTCGCGGGACCCCAAGAACCCGCACTCTACGACCGTTACAATGGCAGCCTACTACTGGGCAGGTTCAG TCTACGCCTGCCAAGCCACCTTCTTCGCCTGGTGCAACGACGCCATGAGATATGAGCAGGCCACCTTTCGTAGTGTTGTTCTCGCCGGCATGAACCTTGGCAACAATGCCATCAACGCATGGTGGAGCATCTTATTCTACGGAGCATCAATGGCCCCATGGTTTACT CGAGGCATGTGGGCAATGATTGCCTGCTCTATTGCGCTCATCTTTTGGACTGTCGGGCTATCGTGGCTGGATCGTagaaacaagaagacatCGGCTGTGGAGGTTCATGAAGCAGAGGAAAAACTTCAAGAGGCTTAG